tttttttggcattttcAAAATGCACATGCTTCTAATATATAACACGAGCATCATTAGagtcataaaaacaaaagctgacctttgacctctttgtTTTTGGGCTGCCATTCACCATAGTCACAGATGACCCCAGCGTCCTCGTTATGGCGACAGTTGTGTATTCCGGGTGCCTGTTTGATGCAGTCCGCTATTGAACGCTCCTCACCGCTGCATTTCACATTGTCCACATGGATTGGCCCCGTCCCTTCCCCGAAGTACGCCATCACGCGGGCCTTCGACACCCCGCTGGGGGGCAGAACATGCAGACATTTCATTGACATTAAAAAATAGCATTTCTAAAGCTGTAATAAacaacacaaaggcaaaaatCAGTTGAGGAAAGCCAGGGAAATCtcaaaagattttttttctgaaatgaaaggTACAATATTACAAACCTTTGGGgcaaaaacattaaatgttCAGTCTTCCTTGATTTTAAGTTAAGCTCCAGGGACATTCTGTAAATGCTGGTTTGCCAACCTGAGAGACATCAATTTTATATTTGGGCTCAATAATTCACATATGCACTAAGGGACTTCAACTTGAGCCTGAAACGCAATAAGATCTTATATTACTTTATAAACTCCACTGACAGACTATTTGTTTTGTGTTAGCGAACGGACGCTACACTGTGAATTACTTGCAGCTACAGCTCCTGTCAGAATATAAAATGTCTGCTCTGTGTCATGGTCTAATGAGATTGTGCATTCAGACTGCATGCAGGCCACATTTAATtatagcattttctttttttttactgggttGTAATATATAAACTTGGTTTATATAAAAGAAATGAGACTTTTTATTCAGCTGATGTTTTTCCAAATAAGCTTTAATGATGTtagaaacagaaacaattaTATTTAGAGGCTGCGTgcatgcgtgagtgtgtgtgtgtgtgtgtgtgtgtgtgtgtgtgctgcatatAGGTGGTGATGACGTGGTAGTGTAGCTGTTATGGTTGAACATTCTCTGGCTGTGACACAATCTAGGTCAGTCAAGACACACTCTGATAACAACAGTATTTGTATCATGGCCTCACCTCTGACTTTAATTAGAAATTAGGTCCAATACGCtgatgtgtaggtgtgtgcgtgtgtgtgtttgtgtgcatacagGCTGTAACAGTGATTTTAATTACAGCTGATGGATAGCTGACCGAGATGATGTCATGCCACCTCCCTGGGGCAGGTCAAGTATCGCCACACATCCGGAGGGATTCTCATGTCTATTACTGAGACATCAAGAATTGTGTCCATGTCTCAATTAGCCTCTTGAGCAGTACTTTGCGTGCTGAAACAAGACCCTCCAAGTCACTTGGAAAAAAGCCAGAGGCTGAGACCAAGCCTACTCAGATTGTTTCTGTggcaacacacagcaacacaacatgGTGAAAAACGATACACGTTCTTGCTTTGCACTGTAACTGCTTGAGTTGGAGAAAAACACCAAGTTTGTTCCTATATGTTATATCACAGCCAACCACACCATGAACAGAAGTGATTTTTAAATCATGAAAAATTCCTGAGACATAATGGAAAATATAACTTGGAATGCTTTTGGCCATGTgcatatattttgttttgctccCCCCGAGGTGATCTCTCATCTTCAGGGACCTCCTGTGTGCAGTATATAAAGGCCTTTCAGCACACACTTTGCGACGCAGAGTGATAAACCTAACATGGCTGTTATCATGATTCATCTTGCTCCCTTATGCTTATTATGTGCTCCAGATGTGGCTTTCATCAACACACTGAAGTGTCAGAGAGGATTAGGTGGATGAGGTACGAGCGCTGAGGAGTGATGTGAGGAAATGAGGgtagttttttttctctgagcTTTTCCCTTGCCTTTTCGTTGTCATTGTTTTGACAAACAGGACAGCGTCGTAGAGGGATAATGAGATAATGGGACACGAAGAGGAGATGAGGTGGTTTGCTTTGCCTCAACATATCCGTCACCGGTTTGGGGTCATTTGCACAACTGGCCTGCCCTTTAATTGGATGTTTATCTTGGCTCTGTGAAAAGGGCGCCGCTAAACCCCCTAATAAAAGCCGCTACATCAGGGGTTGAAAAGGAGTACTCAAAATCTTACTTTTTAAAAGActaattaatgaaaaataaactttttaaaTAATCCAAAGCAAAGCACAcggagttcttttttttccgttgtgtgtttgcttaaCATTGGAGGCAGGTGTGATGAGGTGAAAACTGAGAACAGACAGGGGTTTGAGAGAAAGTGGAAGCAAGAGTCAGACAGACGCCAAACCAGAGAAGAGGTGATTGATTTAGGAAAGAAAGGACAGTCTGGATTCACTTTGTAGATAATCTCCCTGTAGTTCGGAGTTACTACTTCCAGCAGTATTCCGAAGCCTTCTTCCCACATGGGCTCTATGGAAGTCATTGTGCTGGTTGTTTCCCATCATGTCACGGAGACACACAAGGTCATCAAAAAGGCTGTTCCTAATACGCATGCACGCACTCACGAACCTGTATCCTAACTGTCGGCACACAACTTCAGCATCACGATCGGTCCATCCGTCATCACACACCGTACCCCACTGTCCTGCCAGATAAAGCTCCACCCGACCTTCCCTTGGGCTTTCTCCTCCAACAAGTCTTACTGGCACACCTGaagaacacaaaaacacaattgaaACCAACTAAACTCAGACCactacacacaacacacacacacacactccccaacAAACATGATCCTCAAAGCTAATGTGTGTagtgatggggaggggggggcatgtgcGTTTGTGCCCCACAATAAGGAAGCAgcttctgtctttgtgtgtgaaacCACTTGTGGATCCAGAAGGGAAATCGTGTGGCTCCCATTACCATGTGAGGATCATTAATTTTCATTTACTCACTGCTGACAGTGCTGATCAAATGCATGAAATCAGCATGTGCgctcagacacactcacacacacatttcattcgAGGAAACCAATGCCTTTTCCATGTGTGGGAAATTTCAGGATCAGATTGCACCATTCCCACATGTAAAGACTTTTAAGCTATAGTTATTCAAGTCCTGGGACTTGAATAGTCCCACCATTCAAGTcccaggatgtttgactttatttgtactgtaatacatgctactgtgtgactgtacttgtactctaacattctatctaataaatatattcatcatcatcatcagtttatAGCAGTATAGTTgctataaatgtacattttcattTAGACGCTCAAATATTGTGTCCAgttttacaattttacaatcattttgttaaaaaaagaccTCAACTGTCCTTAGTTTAGCCTGAAATCAATGCAGGAATACTGAAATGATGAATTAATCCAACTTCATAAATGCAATTGTATATGAAATGCTCATCTGTGTCGCCTAACTTAAATACACAAGCACTTCATTTTTGCgcctgacacacgcacacatacacacacacacacacacactgcaggcctTAAAACCTCAAAACAGAGGGTGGTGTGGTGCGGTAGGGTGGAGGGCTTCAAAGCATTTTCTGGCTTATGGTGCTTTATCTCATTTTCCAAAAACAACATAAGCCAATCTTCCTGTGGTAtggcgagggaggaggagggatttATGTACGCACATAAAcaccagcacaaacacacaaatgatgTGTGGTACTAACATAATCCTTAGTGGGCATTTGTGCAGTGAGACTGTGTCCTCAGCCTCCTGCCAAATACCATAAGCTGCTTAAACCAGACTGATTATCACTTGTGTTATTAAAACATGATGAATCTTTTCGGCAGACTCTTTCGCGCTTCATTCGGCTCAAGACGGACGGCACAGAATCAGACGGCTCTAAACGGTATGAGGCGAaatctgagctgctgctgctttatacAGATCTAGCCTTACACATCTCTATCGGTGTTTGGAGGCTGCAGACATCATTTTCATTAATAGTCCCACCATTCAAGTCCCACTTTCATCAGGAGAGAACAGAATCCTTCCGAGTCTTCCTCTGGAGAAGTGGCATGTCCGTAAAGTGATGCGCTAATTTCTGTCTTTTGTCCGCATGGCAAGAAAGGTAGTTATAACTGCATTAATAACCATTATGGAATCCTAAATTAATACATGTAATACATCAACCCCTTGGTACCTGCTTGGAATGATGCTACAATTAGGAACAGTGAATCACTGGCATGAGAGAGACTAACTTTAGGCAATGGTTCAATCACAGCAGGTCCATTTAATTCTGATGACTTTACAAGCAGCCCAGTCATTAAGCCGGACAAGCCAGCTAGCAGCTGTACCTATTAGAGACCTGCATCATCCTCATCTGGCTCTTGCAGACTGTTGGATTGCTTCCTATTAATAACGTGAGATCCTATTTCGTGGAATTGGCAGAAGCATATTTCAGATCAAGCATTTCCATTACCTGAGTTTATGTGGTCACTGCaacatttgttttcctgttcTTCACTACCTATGAACTGTGTGTTCTTAATTGTCACATATGTAACCAACATTTTAAAGGTTGGACCGGGCCTTCCTCACACATCTATGGTTCCTGTGCTCTCTTGGCATTTAGTATATATATAACAGTAAAATAAGATATCTTACTAGTTGGAAGGCTCTCTCCATTGCTGCATGCAATGTTAACATCTTCATGGTGTGTGCAGTCATGACGGAACCACTCCCTCCTGTTGCACAGCAACAGACTGGGCTCTTTCCCTGAGCAGCTGACATCATCCAAAAGAATGGGGCCTGACCCCAACCCGAAGTGCTGGACTGGAGCGACGTCACGTCCATCAGAAAGAAGAGTCTTACCTAATCTACAAGGTAAACATGTacacaaatatatgtatatatatataaatatgcatgtgtcttgacagtgtgtgtgcaggattGCATGCCTGAGAACTTCACAttacctgtaaccaagttgtcGGCACACCACCTGAGTATTTGAATCTGTCCAGCCGTCATCGCACACCGTCCCCCACTGACCACGGTAGAAAACCTCTAaacgtccatcatggctgaccTCACCCCCAACCAGCCTAACGATACCATCtggagagatggaaaaaaactAACCATGATTCAAGAAATGCCCTCTGTGAAgagcaaatataaaataattccttCATGGCCACTCATTGTATTGATAAAAACTTTTTCATGTGCTTGAAGTTCTAAGGGAACCTGTGAGGAATGAGTGGCCGctgttctttgtctttgtctgtctgaaATGAAATGGTCTTATTGTAATACAGCAATGCAAACACAGACCATTATAAAGACATTACCCACTgtggaaaatgttttaatatgatTTCAGAATAAtcccctttgtttttgttgcacttgttgcaatgacaataaagaccgATTCTATTCTAATACACTCTATAGGAGGGCAGCAGACAACAAGAACCCCATTCAGCTCTCCTAGGATGATGTATGTGATGCTTCTATTTGTAATGTTCAACCTTCACTAAGTCCTTTCTATGTGTTTGGtaaatccacagagaacctTTCCCACATTTATCAATGAGACGGAGCAATGGCTGCCCTCCATATTTTGATGACTGGTTGCCAAGCACTCTCTAAAAAAGCTCATTTTAATGCCTCACCCTTCTCAATAGATTTTGTATTTCCTTTGAAGCCAATTTGCCATGCTTTTCAGAGAAAAGCACTACAACATATAAATGGAATGCATCCATATGTTATAAGTTTACTTACACCTGTGCTAGACAGATGTCTGCTGTGTGAAAGGTTTACTGTCTGCAAAAAAGCTTCAGCGGTCACTGGTCCATACAAACCCATGATCATGAAGGAATTCAGGAAGAATCTTTCTTTGTATATATGCATTTAAAGATACTTTTGCTTTGTGGTTCAAAAGGGCATTAAACGTACTAGAAATAATAGCAAAATAACTTAATATGGTTTATTTACAAATGTATCTTGGTGGTTTTTGAAATACAGCAAGTCTTTCTAGTAATACATTGTCTGAAAAGTTGCCCAGGTCTGCAGGCTTTGAATCTGAGAGCTCATTGGTGACTGAGCATGTCCTATTTgcatatgtaaatatatatgtgcATGCATTTCACTTACAAATCTGTGACAAATGGGGAATACATATATTGACGCAAGCATTACTGTACCTGTTAGAAGGTTGCAGGACACTCCTGCGTCCTCAGAGTGTAGACAGTTGTGTTCCCCCCAGGCACTTTTTGGACACTGCTCCAGAGTGAGTTCATTGCCTGTGCAACGTACCTCATCCAGCCACACACGGTTTGAACTTTTGCCAAAATGTGCTTCGCCCCAAGCTTTTGCCACACCGCTACAAACaaaagagatgaaaaaaaataaacaaataaatataatttatctGTGAGCTACGGCTGCAAAAGCCATCTGTGTATAGATAAACATGAACATAATGCACACAGGAACATTTGCAGTGTAGGATTACTAAATATGCATATCTCTGTGGTACAAGAATTCTTGCAGGAACAATGAGCCTGATTCAGCGTCTCACCCCAGATGTTCATTACTGATCATCCTCACACTTTGGGTCTGAATGAAAAGAATAATTCTCATAGTTAGAGACGGTGGAAAAGACAGACAGTTGGACGCCCACATGAATTCATCTCAGCTTCctactttctgtttctgtcgcACTTTTTGCTCGTGTACTTGAACTCTTGATGTATTTCTTTTCAGATTCAGTTTCTGAATACTTTTATGCTAAATACTGGTTGGAATTTATGTGTGAATGAACATTCATgtctttagtgtgtgtgtgtgtgtgtggatgcctGTTCACCTCAGGCCTAGCTGTCGACACACGACTTCTGCATCACTGTCGTCCCATTGGTCGTCACATATGGAGCCCCATTGCCCTGCGTGGAAGACCTCGACTGTACCCTTTGTCCTTGATTGACCGCCCACGAGACGTATAGGGAGCTCCACTGCTGCTGAAACAGAAGCAAAAGTAAGTGCATACACTTTTAAGTATCTAAACAAACTGCCATAAAATGCAAACGCTTTGTAGAGGCTTTCTAGAGTCACCAGACCGTATCCTTTGCCTCCATCACAGACCTATAATTCTCCATGAATAGTGCCTACTTTGCTGCTGTGTGCAAGAGATTGCTGCAGCCAAAGAACATTCCTCTCCATTCCAGGTGGTCTTAGGACACCTAAGCAGGtctggctcctctcctctgcaaCGGATTGCCCTCCAATGGAGCTTGGCTGTGCCAGGACCTATCAAGGGAACTGTTCGTGCGTGACCTGAGATCCTGGATGGAGATAAGCGAGCAAGGAGGTTAGCgaataagacaaaaaaacacgttttcatCCTAATGTAAACATCTCAAGAGAAGTGGAacgtaattacattttttttttttgctctgtcaTCTGAGACAACCTTAAATCAAGTTGAGACGGCGCACTCACAGAGTAAAAATCCCAAGCAACCATTTTAACCTGGCACCAGTAATCATGAACCATCCATACGCTCTTTAAATGTCATTCCAGGGTCAATGCGGTCAGTGGTTTTCCACCCACTATCAATAACTGGCCATATGAAAGTCATCACCAAAGATATGAGTTGACATATGGCTGACATTTGCTCTCCTTCCTTTCTGCTTTGGGCTTTCATTGCATCCTGTGTGAATATGAACACGTGGCCATATGCTCAAGTCAGCATGCCTACCAGTGCTTGTTTTAGTGTCAACATGTGCAGAAAGCGCACAGAACGTCTCTGTTCTCCAGAGACTACACCCCAGTTATGTCTGTGATATGTATTGGCCTATATGTCCTCCCGTGGGACCCAAGCGGCTCATAATGTGAGACAATAAGCTTCAAACATGTTTGAGTGAGAGGGAGATGAAGGGAGACGGGGACAAAGAAAGAGCCGGTAACAAGGTaaatagcattttaaaaaccCCTGTAGGGGAAAAGGAGGTTGGAATGCAAGGTTCACATAAGAAAAGTGCAAAGACCTGTGTCCACATGCTAGAGGAAGATGGAGACAGAGTGTTGAACACATTGCATGTCTGAGCATGACAGGTGCATGTGTGCTCGCTCACCCTTTACCCAGCTGTCTGCAGACCactgcagcatcttcatcacCCCACTCATCACTGCAGATAGACCCCCACACTCCTCCCAGATAGACCTCCACCCTGCCATCCAGCTTGGAGCGGCCTCCTTGCAGACGCACAGAGCCTGCGTGGGATGGATTGAGGTAGGGATAAAATTAGATGTAGAACACAGCACATAACCTGTCACTATGTGGAAATTACGTgggctggtaaaaaaaaaaatcgattgaaggattttaaataaaagacgGGAGGCGTGTCTGATTTTGTTGATATGACAGGAGTGGACTAGTGAAACCGCCAACATCAAAAACAGCTGAACGCACAagtttttatttcacttcagTTCATAACTTAACATTTCATAAGCAACTCATTGTGTTAtctaaaccaaaaaaaaacaactgtttaaACATAATAGAAAGTAAATGCTATATGACTGTTATTATGTCTCACGCATGTTGAAATATTGTACACTGTAAAATCTGAACTCATATGTAAGAACATAAAAACAATTCTAAGGGTCATTTCATTAAGTCGAGCTGTACGGAGAAGTGATGTGTTCAGTTTAAGGACGCCAGGAAGTTCAAGCCTCTGCGCTACAGATAATGATAAAGCGCTGTTACAAATCATTTCAAACTCACGGCtcaaataatttttatttaGCCTACAAAATATTAGGGTAACCCCTTTCGTGTTAGCATCAAACGGCTAAAATGTGTTCTGACTTGCCATCTGTCTCCTGTCATACCTGGGGCACTGAAGGTGCGCTGTGCGCGGCGTGCGCTTCCTGACTCGGAACATAATTTGGGGCGAAATAATTAACAGTTTGCGCGCCTCTGCAAAAAACCTCTGCGTTAACTAAATCAACTCTTCATcagtcagaaaacacaaataccAACTCATCTAATACGCGAAACGAATGGCTCACCTCGTCTGCCAGCATTTAGTTCATTACGCGTCGGTTACTTTGCTTATTGCGTTTTCGTCATATTTCTATGGATTGCAGTTCCTTCTCGCTGCGCGTCTGCGGGCCTGCGTGTTTACCTTGTTTGCAGTCACAGTATCCCCAATCCACCCGTCCTCTGTGGTTCCGGAAAAAGCACCAGGGTCGGATCCGGCCGTCCGGGTTGCGGCAGTGATTGTGTTCTCCGATTCCTTTCCCCGGATTGCGCTCCTGGAAGCCCGGGACGTCGGTCCAGTTCATGCACCGGGTGCCGGACTCGGTGACGTCTATCGCTCCGCGGTAGGAGCCGTCTTTTCCACGACTCTGGATGCAGTCGGTAAACGGGAGGATGAATGAAGGAACGCTGCCGGAATAACTGAACGCGCAATTTGCAGCCAGAAGCGCTCGAGTGAGAACAAGAAATGCCAAATTGTTCATTTTTAGGTCTCTGATTTTAAGCAGCCCATCAACGGAGAAGACGATGTTCGAATGCACCTTCATCGCCCAACCGTGGGACGGGAGTGAGaacacagagaaaggagaaacGACGCGGATCAATGGAACTTCGATTTGCGTGGGCAGATGGATAGGGAACACCCCGAAGAAAATTGATAGCATGTGTAAGCGTTAATTGTCGTATGTCACTGTGATTATGATTTCATTAAGAGGTgcttatattattaattatgtgATATCAAATGAACAGATAAAGAGATTAGAATGGGACCCACACTATAAATAATGGACACTTAATTTAGGTCTCCCAGAACTCTGTATTGCTGTATGAGACACCATGTATAAAATGCTTATGTTATAAACACCTGCCATGTGGTGTTCCTCCAGAGTTATTTGACTTATACTTTCTGATGTTCATTTTTGTATTGGGTATGTAGAAAGATTAACTACTGATGCCTCATATGGGGAAATCTTAACAAGATCAATCTTATCACTTTAGTCAGGCAGACATGCCGAACGGAGACACAGCAGTTTGATGCAATAATGAAATGCTACATTTTATTTGGagaaaaaatatacatacaaTAATACACATCTAAATACATACAACAAATCAATCTCAAAATGCGTTACAGCGAAGAAGTTATTTGCATCAAGTTACAAATtgacataaaattaaaaaacaatctATCAGACAATGATATCAATACGCTAAAATAAGGATGGAAATTAACACAATTTGGAATCAATGTAGCGCTCCAGAAAAGCAAGACGGGAGAGCCTCAAAAGAAGCAGCAGATCAATCGATTTATATGGTTGGTACTATCCAGGTTGGGCGTAAAGTCAGCGCAATTATGTGACGTCATCAAGTGGCGCCACTTCATTCGGCGAAATGTGTACGTTGAATTCTAAGCGAGCGTACACCAAAACAAATCCAGGTAGACGGAGGCAGAACGCGATGAGTAATCGTTGAAATCGGTTCTTGATTTCGGCTCTGAATCGGCTGTCAGCACAGCCGTGGATGCATTATCCTCCTCGGGttactgaaataaaacacaagcgGGTTTCTTAAAAGCTTCGTTTTAGCGGGTAGTTTAGCACTCATGCTAGCGGGAGCGTCCCGGTGTTGATATCGAGTCCACCCATGATGATCCTTTCTAGCGGCAGTCAGTGAGCTTCCGCTCCGCTGTGGGCACGGTGGCTGGCTAGGAGGAGGACACGCATTCAGTTCAGGTGCTACGATTAATTACGTTTAGCAGTAAAGTGTGTCATTTACCGCGTAGACGATGAACAGTCGGCTGCAGGAGATCCGTCAGCGACAGAAACTTAGACGGCAACTTTTAGCTCAACAGGCAAGTGAACGGTGAATATGGTTATTGTTAGCAAGAAGCTAATTGAACAATGACCGTTCTGCTAACCGTGTTTTCAAAGACATGAGGCTCATCGATGCAATATTATATACCAGTTAAAAGTCTTCAGCGGAATTGGTTCAGTGCTGAAAGGACGCAGCTAAAATCAAGAAAGCCGATTTTCGGGTTTTGCGAGGCTGCaatataaaattatttcaatCTGTACcggaatgcttttttttttttgttccatttttaaaaatcttagACTTATTCCTTTGAATAAAAGCATATGAATATTTTCCTTGCTTCCTGTAAAATGGCTCCAAGTCACAGAGTAGTGAAAGCTGAAATACAATGTCAAAACTAATGCGTACAGAAAATATGCTGCTCAACGTGACGTAACACTTAGTGTAAAATAAAGACGCGCAATAGATCGAACTGCAGACTCACTTTCTCATTCTTGTACCGCAGCTGGGAGCAGAAAGCGCCGACAGCATTGGCGCGGTCCTGAACAGTAAAGATGAACTCAAAGAGATAGAGGAGACTCGAGAAACATGCAGGTAAGATAGAATCCAATCACAAAGAGACGAGGGCAATGATAATTAGGAGCCTTTTGAAAGCAAACAAATGTTGGAATATATTGTACTCGATGGCAAAACTCCTTTGATTTTTGTCTTGTCAGTGCTAATATTCTGACCGTGTGCTTTGTGGTGAATCTGGTTTGTGTTTTGCAGATCATCATTTGATAGCTCAGCTGCACCGTCCAAAAGGAAGGCAGAGGGcgaggagacggaggaagatGTGGAAGAACTGAAGGTGGAACCCGTTATTAGTCTGTGAGGGCTAAAGGAGCCTCCAGCATGTTGTAGTGATAATAACTATTTATACGGCTCTTCTGTCAACAAATATGACTTTGATTTACTGCCTAAAAGCACAACTGTGACGAGGAAAAGCAGACAAGACCCATTCCGGACTTTATTTAGACTCATCAGCTGTTTCCTGATCAAATTCTTTTCAGCTGCCAGTCACACGTTTCCTCACTACATgtaaaggtattatttattgGCAGAAATTGGAACgtagtttttgtgtgttttaggatgaggtggaggtgcagcagctggatgaaAGCAACCCCTATGAGGAGGTGTACAAGGACTCGAGTACTTTCCTTAAGGTTGGGgacaacaaatgtattttaagtGTCTAATTagttaaaaatcaaatgtaatacattaaaaaaatacttgtaAAGGTAAAAAATGTATCAGCCATTCATGTGACATGAGTCCTTTCAGCCTAGTAACGCACGCGGGGCCGGTCTGGCTGGTTGTGTCTGTGGCTGCTGTCTTTACTCGATGGCTGAAGGTGGATGTTGTCGTTGCATGACTCGCATGGCGTCAGCTTGTTATTACGTTAGAACCAGTCTATTATTCGACAGACAGAACATGTAATCGCAGTGCATGTATGTGAAATGTGTTATTTTAGTCATGCATTACTCACGCCGTTAAAATGTGTTGTCCGTAGGATATTAGAATActgcaaatatttgtttctggtCTGCTAATTTAATCTTTCATCTTCAGGGCACCCAGAGCTTGAACCCTCACAATGACTACTGTCAGCACTTTGTTGACACGGGACACCGGCCACAAAATTTCATTAGAGATGTCGGTGAGTGTACGTGTGTTTTAAGGACACGTGCATGCCGGTGTGTGATCACGGCGATCACGAACAATCTTCTATTGTTTAGGCTTAGCTGACCGATTTGAAGAATACCCGAAACTTCGAGAACTGATAAGACTGAAGGACGAGCTCATTTCCACCACCAACACCCCTCCCATGTATGTTAAACGATGACACGGATGTTATTCAAGTCAATGCCAATACTTCCTTTAGTTTAAGGGCTGTTCTACTCAGATAAAGAGGAAGACGACAGCCAGTTTAATGTGGCAAACTGATCCGAAAGGTTTGGGTCCTGTTAATTTAGTGTGCTTCTGCGTTTAGGTACCTCCAAGCTGACCCAGAGCACTTTGACTTGCAGGATCTGAAGTGCAAGTTTGATGTAATCCTGCTTGAGCCTCCCTTAGAGGAATATTACAGAGAATCGGGCATCAGCCACACCGAACGCTTCTGGAACTGGGATGACGTACGTATGCGCGTTGGTCTGCTTTGTGCTTCTGTGTGAATCGTGCTTCACTCGTTCAGGCTGCATCTGTGAAGATCCTTTttaataagtgatgggtccgaagaaagcgagtggtaaggacggcagtgagaagaaaagatgaTGGTCGTATGTTAAGCTATTACTGTGA
The sequence above is a segment of the Brachionichthys hirsutus isolate HB-005 unplaced genomic scaffold, CSIRO-AGI_Bhir_v1 contig_248, whole genome shotgun sequence genome. Coding sequences within it:
- the LOC137912868 gene encoding neurotrypsin-like; amino-acid sequence: MNNLAFLVLTRALLAANCAFSYSGSVPSFILPFTDCIQSRGKDGSYRGAIDVTESGTRCMNWTDVPGFQERNPGKGIGEHNHCRNPDGRIRPWCFFRNHRGRVDWGYCDCKQGSVRLQGGRSKLDGRVEVYLGGVWGSICSDEWGDEDAAVVCRQLGKGISGHARTVPLIGPGTAKLHWRAIRCRGEEPDLLRCPKTTWNGEECSLAAAISCTQQQTAVELPIRLVGGQSRTKGTVEVFHAGQWGSICDDQWDDSDAEVVCRQLGLSGVAKAWGEAHFGKSSNRVWLDEVRCTGNELTLEQCPKSAWGEHNCLHSEDAGVSCNLLTDGIVRLVGGEVSHDGRLEVFYRGQWGTVCDDGWTDSNTQVVCRQLGYRLGKTLLSDGRDVAPVQHFGLGSGPILLDDVSCSGKEPSLLLCNRREWFRHDCTHHEDVNIACSNGESLPTSVPVRLVGGESPREGRVELYLAGQWGTVCDDGWTDRDAEVVCRQLGYSGVSKARVMAYFGEGTGPIHVDNVKCSGEERSIADCIKQAPGIHNCRHNEDAGVICDYGEWQPKNKEVKDAVNSVCGLRLKHTRQRRIIGGENSLRGGWPWQAAIRLRGSRGDGRLVCGATLIGTCWVLTAAHCFKRYGNSTKQYKVRVGDYHSLVPEEYEGEYAVDSIVPHPSYQYDSNDYDLALVRLSPGAMGQVPGECVPFSHHVRPACLPVKKERALKQAGNCHITGWGDTGRSYSKTLQQAPLSILPRRHCQQHFHGAFTSRMLCAGSIHSERRVDSCRGDSGGPLVCERQGGGWVIYGVTSWGHACRTQQSPGVYTKVSAFSSWIHKVIGRDDKKGKRR